DNA sequence from the Terriglobales bacterium genome:
ACGAAAGCAAAACCAGCCAACGCGTCCACTGCCAGGACCGTGGTCACCCAGGTGAAGCCGACTTCGCGCTCGAAGGGCAGGAGCACCGCGGCCATCATCACACAGCCGAACAACAAGAAGACGCCCAATGCGATCAGCAGGCGGGCGGCGGCGGAAGTCCGGGGCTCGCGAGCGGCAGCAGCAGGGTGGCTCACAGGACACGCACCTCGTTGCGCAGCTTCTCCACCAGCTTCTTCGCGACTTCGGCGGGCGCGCCCTGCAGCATCTCCGTCTGCTTGGTTTTTTGCGGCACGTACAACCGCTCGATCTTCTGCTGGTTGGGAGCCAGGGCGCTCCCGACTTCCGCTCGCGTCACCTTGCGCAGCGGCTTGTTCTTGGCCTGCTTGATGCCGATGAGCGTGGCGTAGCGCAGCTTGTTGAGCCCGGACTGGATGGTCAGCACGGCGGGCAAAGGCATATCCACGTACTGGAAATAGCCGGCTTCGAGTTCGCGCTTGACCCGGATGCCAGCGGCTTCATTCGAGGAACCCGGCGCGCCGCCCTTCTTGATCTCCATGATGATGGTGGCGTGCGGCCAGCCCAAGAGTTCCGCCAGGATCACCCCGGTCTGCGCGAAGCCGTAGTCGTCGGACTGCAGGCCGGTAAAAATCATGTCGAACTTTTCGTCCTTGATGGCGGCCGCGAAGGCGCGCGCCGTGTTGAGCGCATCGAGGGTGACGAAGCCGTCGTCTTCCAGGTGGATGGCGCGGTCGGCGCCCTTAGCCAGCGCCTCACGCAGCACCTGCTGGGCGCGCGCCGGACCGGCGGTGATCACCACGACTTCACCGCCTCCGGCCTTTTCTTTCTGCTGAAGCGCCTCTTCCAGGGCGAAGGCATCGGGCTCGTTCACTTCGTAGCTGGTGTCCTCACGGATCCAGTTGCCGGCCTCGTTGAGCTTAAGCGGGGCATCTTTCTGCGGGACCTGCTTCATACAGACCAGGATCTTCATAAATGAGTTCTCGGTTCTCAGTTCTCAGACAGAGAGCGAAAACGCAACTCAGGGCGAAGGGAAAGTATAAATGAATGGCGATTCAGGCGTCAGCAGGGGCACTGGTTCTGGGTTCGTTGTACCCTGTGGCGACTATTCCAGGAACACAATGGACTGCACGCTCGAAATCTCGATGCGCTTGCGGCAGCGCATGTTCTTGCACATCACGAGGTCGTCCTTGCGGACCATGTAGGAGCGGAGCTTGGCGAAGCGGGCGCGGTCGCGCTCGTCGGCGCGCCCCGGCAGGCTCTTCTTCTTGTGGCGCACCAGCCAGATCAGATCGTACTCGGCGCTCTGGCGGCAACTGGGGCAGTACAGGGTAGCCGGCTTCTTTTCTTCCTTCTCGTCGAAAAAGTCGCGCTCTTCCATAGGACCGTTGTCCGCTTCCGCATTCCGCGAAACCGAATCCAGTTACGCCCCAGCCACTCCGGACTTGGCTATGCGGCGGGCCGGAGGATTATTGCATAATCGATGGAGCCCGGATGGCAAAGAAACGCAAGAAGTTCAAGGCGGTAAAGGCGGTGAAGGAGATGGCCCGGGAACGCGTGGGCGCGCCCCCACCGACGCGGCGTGCCCCCGACGTCAAGAAGCAGCGCAAGCACCAGCCGAAACACAAGCCCACGCTGGGCAAGATGCTCTCCGAGGCGGAATGAAGCCCGCAGCCCTCGCCATTCGCGAAGCTACGCTCGCCGACGCGCCGGAAATCATGCGCCACCGGCGGCTGATGTTCCGCGACATGGGTTTCACGGACGAAGCCGCGCTCGATGCCATGCACGCGACCAGCGAGCCCTACATCCTGGCGGGCCTGAAGGACGGCAGCTACCGCGGCTGGCTGGCCGTGGCGGCGGACGGCCGGGTCATGGGCGGTGGCGGGGTCGTTGTGCATGCATGGCTGACACACCCGCTCAATCTCAATCCACATCGGGCGTACGTGCTGAACGTGTACGTGTATGCCGAGTTCCGCCGCCAGGGCGTCGCTCGACGCTTGATGGAAGTCATCGTCGAATGGTGCCGCGACCGCGGCTTTCCCGTGGTCTGGCTGCATGCCAGCGACGAAGGCCGCCCGCTCTATACATCCATGGGATTCGTGTCCACGAACGAGATGCGATTGACTCTCAAACCGAATCAAGACTCCGGAGAAACCGCATGAAGAGCAAGCCCAAGCCTGTCCGCGTGGCCGTGATCCAGGCCGCGCCCGTGTATCTGGACCTGGCCGCCAGCGTGGCGAAGGCGAAGCGCCTGATGCGCGAGGCCGCCCGCAAAGGGGCGAAGCTGGTGGCCTTTGGCGAGACCTGGCTGCCCGGATATCCGGCGTGGCTGGATTCGTGTCCCGATGCCGCGCTCTGGAACCACAAGCCGGTGAAGCAGGTGTTCGCGCGGCTGCGGCAGAACAGCCTGAGCCTCGACAGCAAGGAGGCCGGTGCGCTGGCGCGCAGCGCCCGCGAACTGGGTCTGACTGTGGTCATGGGTGTGAACGAGCGCGTGGACTCCGGCCCCGGCAACGGCACTCTGTACAACTCGCTGATCACCTGGGGTCCTGACGGCAGGGTGCTGAACGTGCACCGCAAGCTGATGCCCACCTACACCGAGCGCATGGTGTGGGGGACGGGCGACGGCGGCGGGCTGGAAGCGGTGGAAACCGCAGCCGGGCGTGTGGGCGGGCTGATCTGCTGGGAGCATTGGATGCCTTTGGCCCGCCAGGCCATGCACAATTCCGGCGAGCACATCCACGTGGCGGTATGGCCCACGGCGCACGATCTGCACCACCTGGCCAGCCGGCATTACGCCTTCGAAGGCCGCTGCTTCGTGCTCTGCGTGGGGCTGATGATGCCCGCGCGCGACCTGCCCAAAGAACTGGCGCGCCCGCGCGGCATGAAGCCCACTTCCCTGCTGTGCCGCGGAGGCAGCGCCATCTTCGCTCCTGACGGCAGCACCGTGGTTGACCCGGTGTTCGAGCGCGAAACCATCCTCACCGCCGACCTCGACCTCTCCCTAATCGACGAGGAGAAGATGACACTCGACGTCAGCGGGCACTACGCGCGGCCGGACGTGTTCGAGTTCGCGGTGCGGGCCCGGTAAGGCTGATCTCTGTGTCCGCCAAGCGTCCAGCTTCGCGCTGCGTTTTTTGCGACATTGTGGCCGGCGCCGAAAAGGCTGCGGTCGTCTTCCGCAGCGAAGCTACCCTTGCTTTCCTCGACCAGCGGCCGCTCTTTCCCGGCCACTGCCTGCTGGTTCCGCTGCGACATTACGAGACGTTGGCGGACCTGCCGCCCGAAGCGGTAGCTCCCGTATTCGCGGACGTGCAACTGGTGGCCCGCGCCGTCGAGGAGGCTATGCAAGCCGAGGGGACGCTGGTGGCGATCAACAACCGCGTGAGCCAGAGCGTGCCGCACCTGCATGTGCACGTGGTACCCCGGCGCCGCAAGGACGGCCTGCGCGGATTCTTCTGGCCGCGGCAGCCCTATCCCGACGAGGCTGCGCGGGAAGCGGTGCGGCAAGCCATCGAGCGAGTCATCGCGCGACTTCAAGGACAACCCTGAAGCCGTTCCGCCCGGAGGCTTACCCGCCCGGCTGCAAGTCCGGCCAGGGAGGCCGATTGGCCGGGCTGACCTCGGCAACCCCACAGCCCAAGGCGGCAACTAAGCTTGTGTATCGGGCCATCCAGCCCACTTTATCCGGAGGTGTCATCATGTTGGAAAGTGAATCGTCTGCAAAGCCGGCCCGGGGGGAGTCATCGGGTTCGGGCAGCAAGGTACTGATCATTGCTATCGCCGGCATTTATGTTCTCGCCTCGCTCTACGTGATGTTCGATCTGCAGGCGCGCGTAGCGTCCCTGGAGACCGGCCAGAAAACGCTGATCACAGCGGATGAAACGGCGAAGCAGGAACTCGCCGCGGCGCGCACCGACCTGCGTGCGGAAACGGAAGCCATCGCCGAGAAGGTCGGAGTGACCCAGCAGGAACTGGAAGCGCGCACCGAGACCCTCAAGCGCCAGCAGCGGGCTGCGGTCGCTCGCCTGGCCAAGCAGCAGGAGGAACAGTTCGGTGCCGTCAACGGCGAAGTGGAAGAAGTGCGGACCGCGGTGGGGGGCGTACGAACGGACGTGGATAGCGCCAGGTCCGACATCGTCGCCAACCGGGAAAAGCTGGAACGCGCGGTAGGCGACCTGGGCGTGCAGAGCGGCCTGATCGCGCGTACGCGGGAAGAACTGGAGATCCTGAGGCGCAGGGGTGAGAAGAATTACCACGAGTTCGCCCTGGCCAAAGGACAGCCCGTTCAAGTGGCCGATATCAGCCTGCAACTCAAAAAGTCAGATCCCAAACGGAGCAAGTTCACGGTCAATGTGATTGCCGACGACCGGACCATCGAGAAGAAGGACCGGACCATGCTCGAGCCCATGCAGTTCTACACCGGGAAGGACCGCAAGCTGTACGAAGTGGTCGTGTTCGGCGTGGATAAGAACAAGGTGACCGGTTACCTGGCTACTCCGAAGGAACTGATCGCGCAAGCCAAGTAGTCCTGGCGGAAGGCGGCAGAGCGACGGGTCGATCCCGCCCGTCGCTCCGCCCATCCGGCTTTCCGCCAGCCGAGGAATGCCGCGTCGCACAGGAGGTTCGTGCGGACGTGCCCTCCCCAAAGGTGGAAAGCGAAGTGGCCCGGCCAACCGAAATCCCGGGAGAAAGGAGGACCTTATGCCCAGATCCGACCCTCGATGGAATGCTGTTCTGGAGTGCAACAACGTGCTGCGCAGCCGATTGTTGACCTGGGAGCTGTTGCTGTTCCAGCTGGCAAACGAGAATTTCCGCTCTGATACGCGACTCATCACCATATTGCAGTTCGTACGTCAGTTGCTGGAACAGGACCTCAGCCGCAGCTTTGCGACGGAGGAATTGGGGCTGTACTCCGACGCTGAGGAGCATCAGCCCGACACGCGCGACCTGGTGCAGGAACTGCGCCAGGAACACGACGATCTGCGCGAAAGCCTGGAGAGCATGCACCGGCAACTGAGTGAAGCAACGTTCGAGACCTCGGAGCGGGTACGCACCGCCGGGATGGAGCTGGCGGAGGCCGTGCGGGCGCACATGCGACGCGAAGAAGAGGAGCTCATTCCCGCCCTGGTCGAAGGACGTTACCGGGTCGCTGGTTAGATGTTAACCGCATTTCATGGTGAGGGGATGAAGCCACGAGTAGCCGCAGGGGCGTCTGGATTCAACGCCATTCTTGCAGGAGGTACTCATGAATAGAAACGGTGAGCAGTGGAGGGCAGTTCTGGATTGCAACGAGATTCTGCGCCAACGCCTTATGACCTGGGAAGTCCTGCTGTGCAAGCTCACGGATGGCGGCTGCCGCTCGGACAAGCGCCTGCTGGCCGTGCTGGAGCAGACACTCGACCTTCTCGATGACGGCATCGAGCGCGTTTGCGCCGCTGAAGAAACCGGACCTTTACCGTACGCCGAGGAGAAGTTTCCCCGGATGCGCCTTCTGGTCGAGGAAGTGTGGCGGGAGCATCAGGCACTGCGCGCGCAGGTACAAGCCATGAAGATGGAATTGAACAGCGCCGCTGGCCCCACGCTCCGCGCCACGGGCATGGAGCTAGTCCAGGCGGTCCGTGCGCACATATGTCGAAACGAGGAAGAACTCATCCCGGCATTGACGGACGTGTGCGCTTCCATCACGGCAGCAACGCCTACAGAAGGCTATGTGGGCGCTGGGTAGGCGGGGAGAGGATATGGCGTTTGCCGGCCGGCTCCGCTACTCCTGCTTGAGCTTGACGCCGGCGGCAACCTCGACGGCTCCACCGATATTGCGGACCTTGACTTCGCCGGACTCCTTGGACAGCACCCGTAATCCCGTCGCGTCCACCACCGTGACGTCGCCGGAGGTATCGGAGATCTCGACCGGGCCGGTGCGGGTCAGGCGGATCTGCCCCGATTCATCGCGCAGAACGACGCGGCCGCCGACGTCGGTGACCACGATCTCACCGGAATCGTCGTCAATCTCCAGGTCGCCACGGACGTGCGCAACATTAAGGTTGCCGCCGCGGTTATGGATGGTGGCACTGGCCGCCTGAGCCAGGTCGATATTTCCGTCGGAGCCGGCCACGGTCACCTCGCCCAGGCGGCGGAGTTTCATCTGCCCGGAGCGGCTTTCGATGGTGGTCTTGCCCGTAACATCCTCAATCACGACGTCGCCGGATTCCTTGCGCACCTGGAGCGGACCGCTGACCCCACGCACCGTTAACGTTCCACTGCCGTCATTGATCTCGACGTCGCGCTTCATCCCGGAGACCTCGATCACGCCGGAAGTGTCGCGCAGGATCAAGTGCGTGTCTGCGGGCACGACCACTTCGAAGTCGATCGGGTACTGCGCGCGGCCCCAGTTGGAGATGGATCGCGGGATGTCGGTGCGGATGGTCAGCTCCGGCGTGCCTTCGCCCGAGATCTTGATCAGCCGCTTCAGAATGCCTTCCTCGCCCAACTTGAAGATCCAGGCGCGGTCGATGGAAACGTTCATGCGGACTTCCGTCACCGAGGGATCGCCACGCAGAACGAAGTCGCCTTCCTCGACGTCGAACACGATGGTCTGCACTCCGCCTGCAGGAACATTCATTGGGTAGGTCTTGCGACGCGGGGCAGCCCACGCGGTCAGGCTGGAGGCAAGCAGCAGGCAAATCAGCAGATGTCGAGACACACGGACTCCTTTGAGGGGGCGTGTCAGCTTAGAACCGCGCGCACCGCGCGGGGTTGTACGGCGTCAAGCACGAGGTGTCCCTCGCGCGAATCGGAGTGTACTGCTGCACTAATGGCGTCGCACGCCGGCCACCTCAGTTGCGACGGCTGGCCGGCGGTACCACCCCGTTCATGCGGAGATAGACGACCATCTGGCCGTAGTGGTCCATGCCGTGGGTGGCCAGCAGGTTGGCCAGAGCCAGGCGCGACATCTTGCCTCCGAAGGGATCGGGAATGCTTTCGGTCACGTTTCCTGCGTCGATGGTCGCAATGGCCTGATGCGCAGCCGCATAGGAATCCTTCACCAGCTTCAGGACCTCATCGCGGGTTTTCACGTCGGGAGGCCCGCTAACGATCTCCGGAATCGTGTACGGCGATTTTTCGCCCTTCAATGCGGCCGCGATGGCCAGATTGGCGGCGGCTAGGTGCTTGATCTGCTGCGCGAAGGTGCGCACCTCCTTGAATTCGCCGCCGGTGGGCACGAATTCGAACTTCTCGGCAGGCATGGCTTCGGCAGCACCGACGAACAGCCGCTCAATGGTGTCGAGCTGGCGATCCAGAACTTTCTGCACCTCCGGCCGCTCGTCGGGTTTGGCGGCCGCCGCTGCCGGTGCTTGCTGCGCCGCCGTGCTCGCTACCAAGCTGAGGAATACCAGACCAGAGATCAGTGCCTTTCGTCTCATGGCAAACTCCTTTCAGGGGGAACTATAGACCGCTATGGTGAGCGTCCGGCCAAAGACGGCCCGGTCCCGAAGCCCTATTAACCTGGACGCTTGGAGCCTTTAACGGGAACACACAATCACCGCCCAGCGCAATATCCGACGGCAAGGATTCTGGCGGAAGCGAGTGCGAGTCGAACGCACCGGAGACGGGTTGACCCGCCTCCCGCCGGTTTTGAAGACCGGGAGGATCACCGGACCCCATGCGCTTCCGCAATAAACCAGTGGCCAGTGGTCAGTGGCTAGTGGTCAGCAATAACCTCACACCTTGTTGCGCCGAGTGGCCCCCAGGCGCTGCTTGGCTTTAGCCAGCGCCTTCTCCTCGGCCTCCTGCTTGCTCGCACCCTGGGCACGTGCGATTTGCGCCCCGGGGGAGACGTTATCCGCTTTGCAATAGTAGATGTCGCCCAGCCGGTAGGAGGTCAGGTTCACGGGCCAGCCGTGTAGTTCAATCTTGCGCTCGGAGTAGTCAGTCGGTTTCATGTTCACCCCTCACGCGGCCTTGCTGGCGGCGGCGGGGCCCTTTTCCACGGGCGCGCCCACCAGGTTGCCCCACTCAGTCCAGGAACCGTCGTAGTTGACCACGTTCTTGTAGCCGAGCAGGTACTTGAGCACGAACCAGGTGTGGCTGGAGCGCTCGCCGATGCGGCAATAGGCAATCACCGGCTTGGAGCCGTCGATGCCTTCGCCGCCGTACAGCGCCTTGAGCTCGTCCGCGGACCGGAAGGTGCCGTCTTCGTTGCAGGCCTTGCCCCAGGGGATGCTGCGCGCTCCGGGGATGTGGCCGCCGCGCTGGCAGGTTTCCGGCAATCCCGGCGGAGCCAGGATTTCGCCGCTGAACTCCTGCGGGCTGCGCACGTCGACCAGCGCCGCTGCATGCTTGGTCTGGGCTTCCTGCACCTGGGGCAGGAAGGCGCGCAGGGAGAGGTCCGGCGCCGCCGCCTTGTATTGCGTGCGGGCCGCCTTGGTGGGAACGTCGGTGGAGAGTTCACGCCCTTCGGCCAGCCATTTCTTGCGGCCGCCGTTCATCAAGCGCACGTCCTTGTGGCCGTAGATCTTGGCCTGCCACAGCGCCCAGGCGGCGAACCAGTTGTTGTTGTCGCCGTAAAGGACGACCGTGGTGTCGCTGTTGATGCCGGAAGCTGCCATCAGTTCTTCGAACGCTTCCTTGGAAAGAATGTCGCGGCGCACGGTGTCGCAGAGCTGCGTATTCCACGCCCAAGCGATAGCGCCGGGCACGTGGCCTTCGCTGTAGGCGTTGGTGTCCACGTCCACTTCCACGATTGCGACTTTGGGGTCCTTGTGATGTTGCGCCACCCAATCGGTGCTCACCAAGACTTCGGGATGCGCGTACTCAGCCATGGGAAAACTCCTCCAATCTCAGGATAGACAATGTGTCGGCCCGGCTATTTCCGGACCATGATTCCCAACAGATGCGGTGACCGGCAACAAGGACTCCGCAAACGAGCGGGGAACCTCAGAAACAGGGGCGAACCGAAGGACGAGACGCCGTCAACAGCAGCGGGCCGCGAAAAGCTGGCGGGTTCCGCATCCGGCCCCTAGAATATGCGCTGCCAAAAACCGCTGTCAATCACAGGAGGACGCGTGCGCCGCTATCCGTTCGTGCAATTGGACGTCTTCACTTCGACGCCGCTGGAAGGCAACCCGCTGGCCGTCTTTCCGGACGGACGTGGCCTCTCGGACGCCGAGATGCAGGCCCTGGCGCGGGAGATGAACCTCTCCGAGACCACCTTCATCTTGCCCCGGGACGCGGCTCTCGAGCGCGAGCGGGGCGTGCGCGTGCGCAT
Encoded proteins:
- a CDS encoding DUF4097 family beta strand repeat-containing protein, yielding MSRHLLICLLLASSLTAWAAPRRKTYPMNVPAGGVQTIVFDVEEGDFVLRGDPSVTEVRMNVSIDRAWIFKLGEEGILKRLIKISGEGTPELTIRTDIPRSISNWGRAQYPIDFEVVVPADTHLILRDTSGVIEVSGMKRDVEINDGSGTLTVRGVSGPLQVRKESGDVVIEDVTGKTTIESRSGQMKLRRLGEVTVAGSDGNIDLAQAASATIHNRGGNLNVAHVRGDLEIDDDSGEIVVTDVGGRVVLRDESGQIRLTRTGPVEISDTSGDVTVVDATGLRVLSKESGEVKVRNIGGAVEVAAGVKLKQE
- a CDS encoding hemerythrin domain-containing protein, giving the protein MNRNGEQWRAVLDCNEILRQRLMTWEVLLCKLTDGGCRSDKRLLAVLEQTLDLLDDGIERVCAAEETGPLPYAEEKFPRMRLLVEEVWREHQALRAQVQAMKMELNSAAGPTLRATGMELVQAVRAHICRNEEELIPALTDVCASITAATPTEGYVGAG
- a CDS encoding HIT family protein — translated: MSAKRPASRCVFCDIVAGAEKAAVVFRSEATLAFLDQRPLFPGHCLLVPLRHYETLADLPPEAVAPVFADVQLVARAVEEAMQAEGTLVAINNRVSQSVPHLHVHVVPRRRKDGLRGFFWPRQPYPDEAAREAVRQAIERVIARLQGQP
- a CDS encoding hemerythrin domain-containing protein; its protein translation is MPRSDPRWNAVLECNNVLRSRLLTWELLLFQLANENFRSDTRLITILQFVRQLLEQDLSRSFATEELGLYSDAEEHQPDTRDLVQELRQEHDDLRESLESMHRQLSEATFETSERVRTAGMELAEAVRAHMRREEEELIPALVEGRYRVAG
- a CDS encoding electron transfer flavoprotein subunit beta/FixA family protein, producing MKILVCMKQVPQKDAPLKLNEAGNWIREDTSYEVNEPDAFALEEALQQKEKAGGGEVVVITAGPARAQQVLREALAKGADRAIHLEDDGFVTLDALNTARAFAAAIKDEKFDMIFTGLQSDDYGFAQTGVILAELLGWPHATIIMEIKKGGAPGSSNEAAGIRVKRELEAGYFQYVDMPLPAVLTIQSGLNKLRYATLIGIKQAKNKPLRKVTRAEVGSALAPNQQKIERLYVPQKTKQTEMLQGAPAEVAKKLVEKLRNEVRVL
- a CDS encoding sulfurtransferase, producing MAEYAHPEVLVSTDWVAQHHKDPKVAIVEVDVDTNAYSEGHVPGAIAWAWNTQLCDTVRRDILSKEAFEELMAASGINSDTTVVLYGDNNNWFAAWALWQAKIYGHKDVRLMNGGRKKWLAEGRELSTDVPTKAARTQYKAAAPDLSLRAFLPQVQEAQTKHAAALVDVRSPQEFSGEILAPPGLPETCQRGGHIPGARSIPWGKACNEDGTFRSADELKALYGGEGIDGSKPVIAYCRIGERSSHTWFVLKYLLGYKNVVNYDGSWTEWGNLVGAPVEKGPAAASKAA
- a CDS encoding GNAT family N-acetyltransferase, giving the protein MKPAALAIREATLADAPEIMRHRRLMFRDMGFTDEAALDAMHATSEPYILAGLKDGSYRGWLAVAADGRVMGGGGVVVHAWLTHPLNLNPHRAYVLNVYVYAEFRRQGVARRLMEVIVEWCRDRGFPVVWLHASDEGRPLYTSMGFVSTNEMRLTLKPNQDSGETA
- a CDS encoding carbon-nitrogen hydrolase family protein, producing MKSKPKPVRVAVIQAAPVYLDLAASVAKAKRLMREAARKGAKLVAFGETWLPGYPAWLDSCPDAALWNHKPVKQVFARLRQNSLSLDSKEAGALARSARELGLTVVMGVNERVDSGPGNGTLYNSLITWGPDGRVLNVHRKLMPTYTERMVWGTGDGGGLEAVETAAGRVGGLICWEHWMPLARQAMHNSGEHIHVAVWPTAHDLHHLASRHYAFEGRCFVLCVGLMMPARDLPKELARPRGMKPTSLLCRGGSAIFAPDGSTVVDPVFERETILTADLDLSLIDEEKMTLDVSGHYARPDVFEFAVRAR
- a CDS encoding DinB family protein, with the translated sequence MRRKALISGLVFLSLVASTAAQQAPAAAAAKPDERPEVQKVLDRQLDTIERLFVGAAEAMPAEKFEFVPTGGEFKEVRTFAQQIKHLAAANLAIAAALKGEKSPYTIPEIVSGPPDVKTRDEVLKLVKDSYAAAHQAIATIDAGNVTESIPDPFGGKMSRLALANLLATHGMDHYGQMVVYLRMNGVVPPASRRN